A stretch of the Candidatus Binataceae bacterium genome encodes the following:
- a CDS encoding cobalamin-binding protein yields the protein MHRIVSLLPSATEIVCALGFTEQLVGRSHECDYPAAVTSLPVLTSPKFDPEGSSAAINERVKRIVGNALAVYRVDADALRALQPDVIVTQSQCEVCAVSQRDVELAVADWIGGPPPRIVSLSPMNLGDVLNDIGRVAMALGAGVRGIEFVTDLSRRMSVIEGRAKTASSKPRVACIEWIDPLMAAGNWMPELIAMAHGRNLFGVAGQHSPWMKFEELVAANPDVIMIAPCGFNMDRSAAEMATLTDRKEWSALEAVRRRRVFLADGNQYFNRPGPRIVESLEILAEMLHPELFSFGHQGSGWQRIESGKTNF from the coding sequence ATGCATCGAATCGTTTCACTGCTGCCCAGCGCCACGGAGATTGTCTGCGCACTCGGCTTTACGGAGCAGCTCGTCGGCCGCTCGCACGAATGCGACTATCCCGCCGCAGTGACCTCCTTGCCGGTCCTGACCAGCCCCAAGTTCGATCCCGAAGGTTCGAGCGCCGCGATCAACGAGCGCGTCAAGCGGATCGTCGGCAACGCACTGGCGGTCTATCGCGTCGATGCGGACGCGCTGCGGGCTCTGCAACCCGACGTCATCGTGACCCAATCGCAATGCGAGGTCTGTGCGGTCAGCCAGCGCGACGTCGAACTGGCAGTGGCCGATTGGATCGGCGGTCCGCCACCCAGGATCGTATCGCTCTCACCGATGAACCTCGGCGACGTCCTCAATGACATTGGCCGCGTCGCGATGGCCCTAGGCGCAGGCGTGCGCGGGATCGAGTTCGTCACGGATTTGAGCCGCCGGATGAGCGTGATCGAAGGCCGCGCCAAGACCGCCTCGTCAAAGCCGCGCGTCGCCTGTATCGAATGGATCGACCCGCTGATGGCGGCCGGCAACTGGATGCCGGAGCTGATCGCTATGGCGCACGGCCGCAACCTCTTCGGCGTCGCCGGGCAGCACTCACCCTGGATGAAGTTTGAGGAGCTGGTCGCGGCGAATCCCGACGTGATCATGATCGCGCCCTGCGGCTTCAATATGGATCGCAGTGCCGCGGAGATGGCGACGCTCACCGATCGCAAAGAGTGGTCGGCACTCGAGGCGGTCCGGCGCCGCAGAGTTTTCCTCGCCGACGGCAATCAATACTTCAACCGCCCCGGTCCTCGGATAGTTGAGTCGTTGGAAATCCTCGCCGAGATGCTCCATCCGGAGCTCTTCAGCTTCGGCCATCAGGGCTCCGGCTGGCAAAGAATCGAGTCTGGGAAAACAAATTTCTAA
- a CDS encoding EthD family reductase — protein sequence MLHVHYFITRLAKLDDAEFHRYWRETHGPIAGKIKQVRRYVQSHRIAAPGFVGSSSPYDGEAEVLVDSLAAMAELRKSKEYLDGALADERNFIDLKRVEWMVTQDHVIIDGPSGPNMIKGVWQLKRIAGMPLDEFRRYWIDVHGGLGTKVAGFRRYVQSHLIDEAYLYATPQFDGVAQIWFDSHEAMRAAFETPEGRAMAADGAKFLDMSVTRNFVAQEHVVIQER from the coding sequence ATGCTACACGTGCATTATTTCATAACCCGGTTGGCTAAGCTCGACGACGCCGAGTTTCATCGCTACTGGCGCGAGACCCACGGTCCAATTGCCGGCAAGATCAAGCAGGTGCGCCGCTACGTCCAGAGCCATCGGATCGCCGCGCCGGGCTTCGTCGGCAGCTCTTCACCCTACGACGGCGAGGCCGAGGTGCTGGTCGATTCGCTCGCCGCGATGGCCGAGCTGCGCAAGAGCAAGGAATATCTCGACGGCGCGCTGGCCGACGAACGCAATTTTATCGATCTCAAGCGCGTCGAGTGGATGGTGACGCAGGACCACGTGATTATCGACGGTCCGAGCGGGCCAAATATGATCAAAGGCGTGTGGCAGCTCAAGCGGATAGCCGGGATGCCGCTCGATGAGTTTCGCCGCTACTGGATCGACGTGCATGGCGGTCTCGGCACGAAGGTCGCGGGCTTCCGGCGCTACGTCCAGTCTCATCTGATCGACGAAGCTTATCTTTATGCGACACCGCAATTTGATGGCGTCGCGCAGATCTGGTTCGACAGTCACGAAGCGATGCGCGCCGCATTCGAGACGCCGGAGGGCAGGGCGATGGCGGCCGATGGGGCGAAGTTTCTCGACATGAGTGTCACGCGCAATTTTGTCGCGCAGGAGCACGTCGTCATTCAGGAACGCTAG
- a CDS encoding SDR family oxidoreductase, with product MPGMLQGKAALVTGASSGIGRAAAIAFAREGARVLVADVTEEGGHETVKMIKSAGGEAVFTRCDVARAADAEALVATAVQHFGRLDCAYNNAGIAGKIARTGDETEEGFDQIIAINLRGVWLCMKYEILQMAKQESGGAIVNTASVAGLVGSQGMPAYTASKHGVIGLTKSAALEYARHNIRVNAVCPGVIDTPMVGEMVAADPRLKEILVGTEPVARMGKPSEIAEAVTWLLSDYASFVTGCAMPVDGAMTAR from the coding sequence ATGCCAGGAATGTTGCAGGGAAAAGCTGCGCTGGTGACCGGCGCGAGTTCCGGGATTGGCCGCGCTGCCGCGATTGCCTTCGCGCGCGAGGGCGCCCGCGTGCTCGTCGCCGACGTGACCGAGGAGGGCGGCCACGAGACCGTCAAAATGATCAAGAGCGCCGGCGGCGAAGCTGTTTTCACGCGCTGCGACGTGGCGCGGGCCGCTGACGCTGAAGCGCTGGTGGCGACCGCAGTGCAGCATTTCGGCCGCCTTGATTGTGCCTACAACAACGCCGGCATCGCCGGCAAAATCGCGCGCACCGGCGACGAAACCGAAGAGGGCTTCGATCAGATCATCGCGATCAACCTGCGCGGCGTCTGGCTCTGCATGAAGTACGAAATCCTGCAGATGGCGAAGCAGGAGTCGGGCGGCGCGATCGTCAACACGGCCTCGGTCGCGGGACTGGTCGGCTCGCAAGGGATGCCCGCCTACACGGCGTCGAAACACGGCGTGATCGGTTTGACGAAATCGGCGGCGCTCGAATACGCGCGCCACAATATTCGCGTCAACGCCGTCTGTCCCGGCGTGATCGATACGCCGATGGTCGGCGAGATGGTCGCGGCGGACCCGCGGCTCAAGGAGATTCTCGTCGGCACCGAGCCGGTGGCGCGGATGGGCAAGCCTTCCGAAATCGCCGAGGCGGTTACTTGGCTCCTGTCGGATTACGCCTCGTTCGTCACCGGGTGCGCGATGCCGGTCGATGGCGCCATGACCGCGCGCTAG
- a CDS encoding IscS subfamily cysteine desulfurase, protein MLKLPIYMDNHATTPLDQRVLEAMMPYFTEKFGNAASRNHSFGWEAEEAVDRARNQIAALINAKPKEIVFTSGATESDNLALKGIIEFYKDKGNHIITCVTEHKAILDTCRALERGGKASVTYLPVDKYGMVDPDAVRAAITDKTVLISIMYANNEIGTIHPIREIGKIAKEKGVLFHCDAVQAAGKIAVDMDRDGVDLASLSAHKIYGPKGIGAMYVRSKGPRVRLTAQMDGGGHERGMRSGTLNVTGIVGLGKACELAQAEMADEGRRLIDLRNKLQAGLFERLEEVSLNGHPTERLPGNLNVSFAYVEGESLLMGISDVAVSSGSACTSATLEPSYVIRALGVSEELAHSSIRFGLGRFNTEEEVDFVTERVTKEVSRLREMSPLYEMAKEGIDLKSVNWKD, encoded by the coding sequence ATGCTCAAACTGCCTATATACATGGACAACCACGCGACGACGCCGCTGGACCAGCGGGTGCTCGAAGCGATGATGCCCTATTTTACGGAAAAATTCGGCAATGCCGCCAGCCGCAATCACAGCTTTGGCTGGGAGGCGGAGGAGGCGGTGGATCGCGCGCGCAATCAGATCGCGGCGCTGATCAACGCCAAGCCCAAGGAGATCGTCTTTACCAGCGGCGCGACGGAATCGGACAACCTCGCGCTCAAAGGGATTATCGAATTCTACAAGGATAAGGGTAATCACATCATCACCTGTGTCACCGAACATAAGGCGATCCTCGACACGTGCCGCGCGCTCGAGCGCGGCGGCAAGGCGAGCGTGACCTATCTGCCGGTGGACAAGTACGGGATGGTGGACCCTGACGCTGTGCGCGCCGCGATTACCGACAAGACCGTGCTCATCTCGATCATGTACGCGAACAACGAGATCGGCACGATCCATCCGATTCGCGAAATCGGCAAGATCGCCAAGGAAAAGGGCGTTCTGTTCCATTGCGACGCGGTGCAGGCGGCGGGCAAAATCGCGGTCGATATGGATCGCGACGGAGTCGACCTCGCGTCGCTCAGCGCGCACAAGATTTACGGTCCCAAGGGGATCGGCGCGATGTACGTGCGGTCGAAGGGGCCGCGGGTGCGGCTCACTGCGCAGATGGACGGCGGCGGGCACGAGCGCGGGATGCGCTCAGGTACGCTGAACGTGACCGGAATTGTTGGTTTGGGTAAGGCTTGCGAGCTTGCCCAGGCCGAGATGGCCGACGAGGGCCGCCGCCTGATCGATTTGCGCAACAAGCTCCAGGCGGGTCTCTTCGAGCGGCTGGAAGAGGTCTCGTTGAACGGCCATCCGACCGAGCGGCTGCCGGGTAACCTCAACGTGAGCTTCGCTTATGTCGAAGGCGAATCGCTGCTGATGGGTATCAGCGACGTCGCGGTCAGCTCCGGCTCGGCCTGCACCTCGGCGACGCTCGAGCCTTCGTATGTGATTCGCGCGCTCGGCGTCAGCGAGGAGTTGGCGCACAGCTCGATCCGCTTCGGGCTCGGACGCTTCAACACGGAAGAGGAAGTTGATTTCGTGACCGAGCGGGTGACCAAAGAAGTCAGCCGGCTGCGCGAAATGTCGCCGCTTTACGAGATGGCCAAGGAAGGGATCGACCTCAAATCAGTCAATTGGAAGGACTAG
- the iscU gene encoding Fe-S cluster assembly scaffold IscU — MAYSDKVIDHYTNPRNVGSFAKGEDNVGTGVVGAPECGDVMKLQLKINPDSGLIEDAKFKTFGCGSAIASSSYVTELVKGKHVDEALAIKNMAIVKELNLPPVKIHCSVLAEDAIKAAISDWRKHQESAAATDQKKVEQG; from the coding sequence ATGGCTTATTCAGACAAGGTAATCGACCACTACACGAACCCGCGCAACGTCGGCAGCTTCGCCAAGGGCGAGGACAATGTCGGCACGGGAGTCGTCGGCGCGCCGGAATGCGGCGATGTCATGAAGCTGCAGCTCAAGATCAATCCCGACAGCGGGTTGATCGAGGATGCCAAGTTCAAGACCTTCGGCTGCGGCAGCGCGATAGCAAGCTCGAGCTACGTGACCGAGCTGGTCAAAGGCAAGCACGTCGACGAGGCGCTGGCGATCAAGAACATGGCGATCGTCAAGGAGCTGAATCTGCCGCCGGTCAAGATTCACTGTTCCGTGCTGGCCGAAGACGCGATCAAGGCGGCGATCTCCGATTGGCGCAAGCATCAGGAGAGTGCGGCTGCGACTGATCAAAAGAAAGTCGAGCAGGGCTGA
- a CDS encoding iron-sulfur cluster assembly accessory protein, with protein MVTLSENAVGKIKQLAADKPDAGLRVKVVGGGCSGLSYRMEIDSAKERDKIFERDGARLIVDKKSFLYLNGSELDYAEDLMASGFRLVNPNAKRSCGCGESFTV; from the coding sequence GTGGTAACGCTCTCTGAGAACGCAGTCGGGAAGATTAAGCAGTTGGCGGCCGACAAGCCCGACGCCGGACTGCGCGTCAAAGTCGTGGGCGGCGGATGCTCCGGGCTATCGTATCGAATGGAGATCGATAGCGCCAAAGAGCGCGACAAGATCTTTGAGCGCGACGGCGCCAGATTGATCGTCGATAAGAAAAGTTTTCTCTATCTCAACGGTTCGGAGCTCGATTACGCCGAGGATCTCATGGCGTCGGGGTTCCGGCTGGTCAACCCCAACGCCAAGCGCAGCTGCGGATGCGGGGAATCGTTCACGGTATGA
- the hscA gene encoding Fe-S protein assembly chaperone HscA: MSRIFGIDLGTTNSLIAVMEQGAPRVFAEPSAGNALLPSVVALRPDGAAEVGSAAIALETNGDANAIVVRSVKRYMGLGGADLAEEDRRRYAFDTAGAVVRFQAGARAYTPSQISAAILRELKRRAEAVLGGEKVERVVITVPAYFNDGQRQATRDAGRLAGLEVVRLVNEPTAASLAYGLEKAAEGQSAAEGKIAVYDFGGGTFDISILNIKGGIFEVLATNGDTHLGGDDIDRALVEWMLGGIPADRESWTAARAAAEAAKRALSTESTTATRVELKDRTIAKNINRAELEAIAAPFVDRTIACCERALADAGLTPSQIDAVVLVGGSTRMPLVRRRVVACFGREPLASLDPDEVVARGAAVQAGVLMGTQGDMLLLDVVPLSLGIETMGGVMERLIHRNTTIPTSTTDNFTTAVDNQTHVDIHVLQGERELASDCRSLARFKLGPLAPQPAGLPRIEVTFLVDANGILNVTARDERSGQEHSVDVKPSYGLTDDEIERMLEESIDLGEEDIEQRLLIIARNDAQQIMTALRKQLKDYAGLIEAGERARMEALAAELEVARDGVDRERIAHLVEVLNEVSTPFAERIMDQALRSAVEKHTLEQIS, encoded by the coding sequence ATGTCGCGTATTTTTGGCATAGACCTCGGCACTACCAACAGCCTGATTGCCGTGATGGAGCAAGGCGCGCCACGCGTCTTCGCCGAGCCGTCGGCGGGAAATGCGCTGCTGCCCTCAGTAGTTGCGTTGCGGCCCGACGGCGCCGCCGAGGTGGGAAGCGCGGCGATCGCGCTTGAAACCAACGGTGACGCCAACGCGATCGTCGTGCGATCGGTAAAACGCTACATGGGTTTGGGCGGGGCCGACCTGGCGGAGGAAGACCGCCGGCGCTATGCGTTCGACACCGCCGGAGCGGTGGTGCGCTTTCAGGCCGGCGCGCGGGCCTATACGCCGTCGCAAATTTCAGCGGCGATCCTGCGTGAGTTGAAACGGCGCGCGGAAGCCGTACTCGGCGGTGAAAAGGTCGAGCGCGTGGTGATCACGGTGCCGGCCTATTTCAACGACGGCCAGCGGCAGGCGACGCGCGACGCCGGACGGCTGGCCGGACTCGAAGTCGTGCGGCTGGTGAACGAGCCGACCGCAGCGTCGCTCGCGTACGGCTTGGAGAAAGCCGCGGAAGGTCAGAGCGCAGCAGAAGGTAAAATCGCGGTGTACGATTTTGGCGGCGGGACTTTCGATATTTCCATCCTGAATATTAAGGGTGGAATTTTCGAGGTGCTCGCCACCAACGGCGATACTCATCTGGGCGGCGACGACATTGATCGCGCTCTGGTCGAGTGGATGCTGGGCGGAATACCGGCGGATCGCGAGTCCTGGACGGCGGCGCGAGCGGCCGCCGAGGCGGCCAAGCGAGCGCTGAGCACGGAGTCGACGACGGCGACCCGCGTCGAGCTGAAAGATCGCACGATCGCCAAGAATATCAACCGCGCCGAACTCGAGGCCATCGCCGCGCCGTTCGTCGATCGCACGATCGCATGTTGTGAGCGCGCGCTGGCCGACGCCGGACTCACTCCGAGCCAGATCGATGCGGTCGTGCTGGTCGGCGGCTCAACGCGGATGCCGCTGGTGCGGCGGCGAGTCGTCGCTTGCTTTGGCCGCGAGCCGCTGGCCTCGCTCGATCCAGACGAAGTGGTCGCGCGCGGCGCGGCGGTGCAGGCCGGCGTGCTGATGGGCACGCAGGGCGACATGCTGCTGCTCGACGTCGTGCCGTTGTCGCTCGGGATCGAGACCATGGGCGGGGTGATGGAACGCCTGATTCATCGCAATACGACGATCCCGACCAGCACCACTGACAACTTTACGACCGCGGTCGATAATCAGACGCATGTGGATATCCACGTGCTGCAGGGCGAGCGCGAGCTGGCGTCGGATTGCCGCAGCCTGGCGCGCTTCAAGCTCGGACCGCTGGCGCCGCAGCCCGCGGGACTGCCGCGGATCGAGGTCACTTTCCTTGTCGACGCTAACGGTATCCTGAATGTGACCGCGCGGGATGAGCGCAGCGGACAGGAACATTCGGTCGATGTGAAGCCGAGTTATGGGCTGACTGACGACGAGATCGAGCGGATGCTCGAGGAGTCGATCGATCTGGGCGAAGAGGATATTGAGCAGCGCCTGTTGATAATCGCGCGCAACGACGCTCAACAGATAATGACAGCGCTGCGCAAGCAGCTTAAGGATTATGCGGGGCTGATCGAAGCAGGTGAGCGCGCGCGAATGGAAGCGCTTGCCGCGGAGTTGGAGGTGGCGCGCGATGGCGTCGATCGGGAACGGATTGCGCATCTGGTCGAGGTACTGAATGAAGTCAGCACGCCGTTTGCCGAACGGATCATGGATCAGGCGCTGCGCTCGGCGGTCGAGAAGCACACGCTCGAGCAGATTTCGTGA
- the iscX gene encoding Fe-S cluster assembly protein IscX: MGLKWDQAEDLAEVLAENHPGLNPLDVRFVDLRQWVIDLDEFEDDPAGSNESKLEAIQMAWNELYEERSEDD, translated from the coding sequence ATGGGTTTGAAGTGGGATCAGGCCGAGGATTTGGCGGAGGTGCTGGCGGAAAATCATCCGGGGCTGAATCCGCTCGACGTGCGCTTTGTCGATCTGCGGCAATGGGTGATTGACCTCGATGAGTTCGAGGACGACCCGGCGGGTTCCAACGAGAGCAAGCTCGAAGCGATTCAGATGGCGTGGAATGAGCTTTACGAGGAGCGCTCCGAAGACGACTGA
- the rny gene encoding ribonuclease Y — MTAGALLVGVIIAAAAFILRETAARRRDIADGAGARAEAERLLAEAQRKSELLVKEAELRGKDLAVAARAEAERESRERRRELSAVETKLQGREETLEKRLEAFERREADLSRRDQTLRNREKSITDKEAEHQALIDEARGRLEAVAGLTREEAKRSLVDEMVGQARHEAARHIRVVEEEAREDADRRAKRIVSIAIERLAGEFVAERTVSVLALPSDEMKGRIIGREGRNIRAIEAATGVDIIIDDTPEAVVISCHNPIRREIARVALERLISDGRIHPGRIEEVVRLAEQQVEESIKEAGQRALIEVGVHGVHPELTKLLGMLKYRYSYAQNVLMHSIEAAFICGAMAAELGLNEKQARRAALLHDIGKALTHEVEGSHALIGGDLARKYGESAKIVNAIAAHHEEVKAETILAPLVDAADALSGARPGARREVLESYVKRLEDLETIAKSFKGVDKCFAVQAGREMRLIVEPSQISDEDATMLARDVARKIENDMTYPGQIRVTVIRETRATELAR; from the coding sequence ATGACAGCCGGAGCGCTGCTGGTGGGCGTCATAATCGCCGCCGCAGCCTTCATCCTGAGAGAGACCGCGGCGCGCCGCCGCGACATCGCCGATGGCGCCGGCGCTCGCGCAGAAGCCGAGCGGCTGCTCGCCGAGGCGCAGCGCAAAAGCGAGCTGTTGGTCAAAGAGGCAGAGCTCAGGGGCAAAGACCTCGCAGTGGCCGCGCGCGCTGAGGCGGAGCGCGAATCGCGCGAGCGCCGCCGCGAATTGAGCGCTGTGGAAACCAAGCTGCAGGGCCGCGAAGAAACCCTGGAAAAGCGCCTCGAGGCGTTCGAGCGCCGCGAGGCCGATCTCAGTCGGCGCGATCAGACTTTGCGCAATCGCGAGAAGTCGATCACGGATAAGGAGGCGGAGCATCAGGCGTTGATCGATGAAGCGCGCGGTCGGCTCGAAGCGGTCGCCGGGCTGACGCGCGAGGAGGCCAAGCGCTCGTTAGTCGACGAGATGGTCGGGCAGGCCCGGCACGAGGCGGCGCGGCATATCCGGGTCGTCGAAGAGGAGGCGCGCGAAGACGCCGACCGGCGCGCCAAGCGGATCGTCTCGATCGCGATCGAGCGGCTCGCTGGGGAATTCGTCGCTGAGCGCACGGTCTCCGTCCTCGCGCTGCCCAGCGACGAGATGAAGGGACGCATCATCGGGCGCGAGGGGCGCAATATCCGCGCGATCGAGGCCGCTACCGGCGTCGATATCATAATCGACGACACGCCGGAGGCGGTGGTCATCTCGTGTCACAATCCGATCCGGCGCGAGATCGCGCGGGTCGCGCTCGAGCGCCTGATCTCCGACGGCCGCATCCATCCGGGGCGAATCGAGGAAGTCGTGCGGCTGGCCGAACAGCAGGTCGAGGAGTCGATCAAGGAGGCCGGACAGCGCGCACTAATCGAGGTTGGCGTCCACGGTGTCCATCCGGAGCTGACCAAGCTGCTCGGGATGCTCAAGTATCGCTACAGCTATGCGCAAAATGTGCTGATGCATTCGATCGAAGCGGCCTTTATCTGCGGCGCGATGGCCGCCGAGCTCGGTCTGAACGAAAAGCAGGCGCGCCGCGCCGCGCTGCTCCACGATATCGGCAAGGCCCTCACGCACGAGGTCGAGGGCTCGCACGCGTTGATCGGCGGCGACCTCGCGCGTAAGTACGGCGAGTCGGCGAAGATCGTCAACGCGATCGCGGCCCATCATGAGGAAGTCAAGGCCGAGACCATCCTGGCGCCGCTGGTCGACGCCGCCGACGCGCTCTCGGGGGCGCGGCCAGGCGCGCGCCGCGAGGTGCTCGAGAGCTATGTCAAGCGTCTCGAAGACCTCGAAACCATCGCGAAGTCATTCAAGGGGGTGGACAAGTGCTTCGCGGTGCAAGCCGGCCGCGAGATGCGCCTGATCGTCGAGCCCAGCCAGATTTCCGACGAGGACGCCACGATGCTTGCGCGGGATGTCGCGCGCAAGATCGAAAACGACATGACTTACCCCGGACAGATTCGGGTGACGGTCATCCGCGAGACCCGCGCAACCGAGTTGGCGCGTTAA
- a CDS encoding 5-formyltetrahydrofolate cyclo-ligase, which produces MAVEKKELRDVLRACRDGLRSPYVAAASASIQRRLLDSAAYRAAQTVVLYAAKDNEVQTALIFADAAASGRCVLFPRVMRAARALALVRVCHQAELAPGAFGLHEPTGAETVPVAALRHALICLPGLGFSRDGLRLGRGGGYYDRLLTEADPAIQSAGLAYAFQVLDRIPQSLGDQRLKLLFTESATYEAPAHVPGPRVQTDQGGLQC; this is translated from the coding sequence GTGGCGGTCGAGAAAAAAGAACTTCGAGACGTGCTGCGCGCCTGTCGCGACGGCCTGCGATCCCCCTACGTGGCTGCAGCGTCGGCCTCGATTCAACGACGTCTGCTCGATTCGGCGGCCTATCGCGCGGCGCAAACCGTCGTGCTCTATGCGGCCAAAGACAATGAAGTTCAGACCGCCCTGATCTTCGCCGACGCGGCGGCCAGCGGGCGCTGCGTCCTGTTTCCCAGAGTGATGCGCGCAGCGCGCGCGCTGGCGCTGGTCAGAGTTTGCCATCAGGCAGAGCTGGCGCCGGGCGCCTTCGGCCTGCATGAGCCGACTGGAGCAGAGACCGTGCCGGTCGCCGCGCTGCGCCATGCGCTGATCTGTCTCCCCGGGCTCGGTTTCAGCCGTGACGGACTACGCCTCGGCCGCGGCGGCGGCTACTATGACCGGCTCCTAACTGAGGCCGATCCCGCGATACAAAGCGCCGGCCTCGCATACGCTTTTCAGGTTCTGGATCGAATCCCGCAGTCGCTGGGCGACCAGCGGCTAAAACTACTCTTCACCGAGTCTGCGACCTATGAAGCCCCGGCTCATGTGCCAGGGCCGCGGGTGCAGACTGATCAAGGAGGACTCCAGTGTTGA
- a CDS encoding cell division protein ZapA, whose protein sequence is MKGVNVEIMGQSLVVASDGGDDWARALASAVDERIQTIRAGSRTVNSVNLAILAALNFAEELERLRREHQALLRQLETLSERLLEAVDGAGR, encoded by the coding sequence GTGAAAGGCGTCAACGTCGAGATTATGGGTCAGAGCCTGGTGGTCGCCAGCGATGGCGGCGACGACTGGGCGCGGGCGCTCGCCTCGGCGGTCGACGAAAGAATCCAGACTATTCGCGCTGGGAGCCGGACGGTCAACTCCGTCAATCTGGCGATCCTGGCGGCGCTCAACTTCGCCGAAGAACTTGAGCGGCTGCGCCGGGAGCATCAGGCCCTGTTGCGCCAGCTTGAAACGCTGAGCGAGCGTTTGCTGGAAGCAGTGGACGGGGCCGGGCGGTAG
- the zapB gene encoding cell division protein ZapB — translation MAAEIDILKQLEERIQASVNRIQQLQRENEMLVKRLAESEQRFTEAGAQLKDHEQARGEIRNRIEKILERFNGLDLG, via the coding sequence GTGGCAGCGGAGATCGATATTCTCAAGCAGTTGGAGGAGCGCATCCAGGCCTCGGTCAATCGAATCCAGCAATTGCAGCGGGAAAACGAGATGCTGGTTAAGCGTCTGGCGGAGAGTGAACAACGGTTCACCGAGGCTGGCGCGCAATTGAAGGACCACGAGCAGGCGCGCGGCGAGATTCGCAACCGGATCGAGAAGATCCTTGAGCGCTTCAACGGCCTCGATTTAGGCTGA
- the ftsY gene encoding signal recognition particle-docking protein FtsY has protein sequence MSLLYLIVIIALVAQLPLAVIAYLIEFSRRKARAQVFSPIEPQHEELIAPEFPRAEPHEELIAPAAPRAPDPSVDEIAAAPAEVSPPIAIPAEAIPPLLVVEPPPEPAPLTAAAVPAPRAEAPRIGLGLRRTRENFLARIRAAITGSAKADEIYEGLEEALIGADVGLETSMKIVEAVRARLKNDAREEVVRDALKAEIGEILRAVERPLADSGDAPFVILLAGVNGVGKTTTVAKLAARLKAERGDVIVAASDTFRAAAIEQLQVWCDRAEVDLIKQKPGSDPAAVAFDAVKAAVARKARVVLIDTAGRLQTKVNLMEELKKIARVIGRELPGAPHETWLVLDANTGQNALSQAKIFGEATPLTGVVLAKLDSTAKGGVIVAIADRLELPVRFVGLGEGIADLREFDSRDFINALFSDADDGRESASNTYAA, from the coding sequence GTGTCATTGCTATATCTCATTGTGATAATTGCGCTGGTTGCGCAGCTTCCGCTGGCGGTAATCGCGTACCTGATCGAATTCAGCCGGCGCAAGGCGCGTGCGCAGGTCTTTTCGCCGATCGAACCGCAGCACGAAGAGCTGATCGCGCCGGAGTTTCCGCGCGCTGAACCTCACGAGGAGTTGATCGCGCCGGCAGCGCCGCGCGCGCCCGACCCGTCGGTCGATGAGATAGCCGCGGCGCCTGCCGAGGTATCGCCGCCGATCGCGATCCCAGCGGAAGCGATCCCCCCGCTACTGGTCGTCGAGCCGCCACCGGAGCCGGCGCCGCTCACTGCGGCCGCCGTGCCGGCGCCGCGCGCCGAAGCGCCGCGAATCGGTCTCGGCCTGCGGCGGACGCGCGAGAACTTTCTCGCGCGGATCCGCGCGGCGATCACAGGCTCGGCCAAAGCTGACGAGATCTATGAAGGCCTCGAAGAGGCCCTGATCGGCGCCGATGTCGGACTCGAAACCAGCATGAAGATCGTCGAGGCGGTGCGCGCGCGGCTCAAAAATGACGCCCGCGAGGAGGTTGTCCGCGACGCGCTAAAAGCGGAGATTGGCGAGATTCTCCGGGCCGTCGAACGTCCGCTCGCCGACAGCGGCGACGCGCCGTTCGTGATCCTGCTGGCCGGGGTCAACGGGGTCGGCAAGACCACAACGGTGGCCAAGCTCGCCGCCCGGCTCAAGGCGGAGCGCGGCGATGTGATCGTGGCGGCCTCGGACACCTTTCGCGCGGCGGCGATCGAGCAGCTCCAGGTCTGGTGCGATCGCGCCGAGGTGGACCTGATCAAGCAGAAACCGGGCTCTGACCCGGCCGCGGTCGCCTTCGACGCGGTCAAGGCCGCGGTCGCGCGCAAGGCGCGCGTCGTGCTGATCGATACCGCCGGCCGGCTGCAGACCAAGGTCAATCTGATGGAGGAACTCAAGAAGATCGCGCGGGTGATCGGTCGCGAGCTGCCCGGCGCGCCGCACGAAACCTGGCTGGTGCTCGACGCCAACACCGGTCAGAATGCCTTGAGTCAGGCGAAAATCTTTGGTGAGGCGACACCGCTAACCGGCGTGGTGCTGGCCAAGCTCGACAGCACGGCCAAGGGCGGCGTGATCGTGGCGATCGCCGACCGGCTCGAGTTGCCGGTGCGCTTTGTCGGTTTGGGTGAAGGAATTGCAGACTTGCGCGAGTTTGACTCACGCGATTTTATCAATGCTCTGTTTTCGGATGCCGACGATGGCCGAGAGTCGGCGAGCAATACTTATGCGGCTTGA